The segment TTTAAAGCTGTAGAAATTCCCCCTTGTGCCAAATAAGTATTACATTCATCTAGGGTAGTTTTTGTAATAATAGCTACCTTTAAGTCTTCTCTTAAATTTAATGCAGTGTATAATCCAGCAACTCCACTTCCAACTATAAGTACATCAAATTTTCTGTCCAATTTTCTTACCTCCCTAGTAATAGCATATTTTCTAAAGAGTTATTGGCTCTTTTTATAATGTCATCATTTAAATTAACTTCATATTTCATTTCTTTTAAGGCTTTATAAACATCTTCTAAAGTTGTCTTTTTCATATCCCTACAGACCATACAATCTAAAGATATGAATTCTTTATTTGGGCAAGCCTTTTTTAAATCATAAATAATACCAACTTCCGTCACCACAATGTATTTATGGTAATTAGTTTCTTTAGCAAATTTAAGCATTCCTCCTGTACTTCCTATAAAATCAGCTAAATCTCTTATTTCTTTATTGCACTCAGGATGTGCTAAAACCTTGGCATCTTTAAACTGATTTTTCAAACACAAAAGTTTTTCTGCTTTTAGATTATTATGAACATAGCAGTATCCATCCCATAAAATTATATTTTTATCCTTTACTCTCTCCTTAACATAGGAGCCTAAATTTTTATCTGGTACAAAAATTACTTCCTCTGCATCAAGTTTACTTACTACTTTAACTGCATTAGAAGATGTACAGCAAACCTCTGACACTGCTTTAACCAATGCACTAGAATTTATATAACACACAACTTTAGCTTTTGGATGCTGTTTTTTTAAGTTTTCTATGTCTGAAGCCTTTATCATATCTGCCATAGGGCATAGAGAAGTTTCTAAAGGCATTAAAACTTTCTTATTTGGAGAAAGTATCTTTGCGCTTTCCCCCATAAACTTTACACCACAAAACAAAATTGTGTTTTCACTACAATTTTTTGCTATCTTACTTAAGTAAAAGGAGTCTCCAACCTCATCTGCAACATCTTTTACCTCATCATTTTCATAATAATGAGCAAGTATTATAGCGTTTCTCTCTTTTTTTAATCTTAGAATCTCTTCCTTAAGCTTTACAGCCATAATATACTTTGTCACTTAGATCAATTGCTCTAAGCAACACACCCCTCCTTTTGTGGATTTAGATTAATAATAATTTTTATATAAAAAACCTTTTGTAATATCATCTGTCTTTACACCTGAATATACATATTACTATATACAAATTCATAACAAAATTCAAT is part of the Haloimpatiens sp. FM7315 genome and harbors:
- the nadA gene encoding quinolinate synthase NadA, producing the protein MAVKLKEEILRLKKERNAIILAHYYENDEVKDVADEVGDSFYLSKIAKNCSENTILFCGVKFMGESAKILSPNKKVLMPLETSLCPMADMIKASDIENLKKQHPKAKVVCYINSSALVKAVSEVCCTSSNAVKVVSKLDAEEVIFVPDKNLGSYVKERVKDKNIILWDGYCYVHNNLKAEKLLCLKNQFKDAKVLAHPECNKEIRDLADFIGSTGGMLKFAKETNYHKYIVVTEVGIIYDLKKACPNKEFISLDCMVCRDMKKTTLEDVYKALKEMKYEVNLNDDIIKRANNSLENMLLLGR